From a region of the Lactuca sativa cultivar Salinas chromosome 4, Lsat_Salinas_v11, whole genome shotgun sequence genome:
- the LOC111918406 gene encoding U-box domain-containing protein 4, which translates to MEISLLKVLLKNISTFFHLPSHENRNSEIVGKYYQKIEEILKLNKPVLESITDSEISSNESLQKEFAGLNQSIDELRELLEDCHPLMSKVYFVMQIESLFAKIRSQSLQLFELLQSSNDLPDELSSSSLEHCIQKIKHMGHEKSSSILSKAIRDQTDGSGPSVDSRSKIADFLNLKSNQELLIEAVALEKLKENAEQAEKIGDLEVIEEMINLVTHMIDCLIESKQSESSNPVPIPPDFCCPLSLELMTDPVIVASGQTYERGYIRKWLDLGLTVCPKTMQTLAHTNLIPNYTVKALIANWCESNNVKLPDRLTPVGVISSFHEPNSPVHHHHVQTPSVDSLPENTPESGDQGENSTVSNTNESQADEVVVPPEVAVEVAAQPAATATPRREHEYSPRFEPRPRNQLWRRPSDRFGPRIVSSPTTETRPDLTAVETQVKKLVNELTDTSIDVVRNTTGELRLLARHNMDNRIVIANCGAINLLIGLLKSTDEKVQENSVTALLNLSINDNNKTAIANADAIEPLIHVLETGSSEAKENSAATLFSLSVIEDNKIRIGRSGAIRPLVDLLGNGTPRGKKDAATALFNLSIFHENKARIVQAGAVKYLVELMDPAAGMVDKAVAVLSNLATIPEGRTAIGQEGGIPVLVEVVELGSARGKENAAAALLQLCTNSSRFCNMVLQEGAVPPLVALSQSGTPRAKEKAQSLLSYFRNQRHGNGGRG; encoded by the exons ATGGAGATATCACTTCTGAAAGTCCTTCTCAAAAACATCTCTACTTTCTTTCATCTTCCATCCCATGAAAACAGAAATTCAGAAATTGTTGGAAAATACTACCAAAAGATTGAAGAAATACTCAAATTAAATAAACCAGTACTTGAATCAATCACTGATTCAGAAATCTCTTCCAATGAATCTCTCCAAAAAGAATTTGCAGGATTGAATCAATCCATTGATGAACTCAGAGAGCTTCTTGAAGATTGCCACCCGTTGATGAGCAAAGTTTACTTT GTTATGCAAATCGAATCATTATTTGCAAAGATTCGTTCTCAAAGCTTACAGCTTTTTGAGCTTCTGCAATCTTCTAATGATCTTCCTGATGAATTAAGTTCATCATCACTCGAG CATTGCATACAGAAAATCAAACACATGGGTCATGAAAAATCATCATCAATCCTTTCAAAAGCAATAAGAGATCAAACAGATGGATCTGGACCTAGTGTTGACTCGAGGTCAAAAATTGCTGACTTTCTTAACCTAAAGTCAAACCAAGAACTTTTAATCGAAGCTGTTGCCCTTGAAAAACTAAAGGAAAACGCAGAACAAGCAGAAAAGATTGGAGATTTAGAAGTTATTGAAGAAATGATTAATCTTGTTACACATATGATCGATTGTTTAATCGAATCAAAACAATCAGAATCTTCAAACCCTGTTCCAATTCCACCTGATTTCTGTTGCCCTTTATCACTTGAATTGATGACAGATCCTGTAATTGTAGCTTCTGGACAGACATATGAGCGGGGGTATATTCGTAAATGGCTTGATCTTGGCCTCACTGTGTGCCCTAAAACCATGCAAACCCTAGCCCACACTAATCTCATCCCTAATTACACCGTGAAAGCCCTAATCGCAAACTGGTGCGAGTCAAACAATGTCAAACTCCCTGACCGGTTAACACCCGTAGGGGTAATTTCGTCTTTTCACGAACCCAATTCTCCCGTCCACCACCACCATGTCCAAACGCCCTCCGTCGATTCCTTACCGGAAAACACACCGGAATCCGGCGACCAAGGTGAAAACTCAACGGTTTCGAATACAAACGAGTCTCAGGCGGATGAGGTGGTGGTGCCGCCGGAGGTGGCGGTGGAAGTGGCGGCTCAGCCTGCTGCCACCGCCACACCGCGGCGGGAACACGAATACTCGCCGCGGTTCGAACCGAGGCCAAGAAACCAACTATGGCGGAGACCGTCGGATCGGTTCGGCCCGCGGATCGTGTCGTCTCCAACCACGGAGACGCGACCGGATTTAACCGCGGTTGAAACCCAAGTCAAGAAATTGGTCAACGAGTTGACCGACACGTCGATCGATGTGGTTAGAAACACAACTGGTGAGTTAAGATTACTCGCGAGACACAACATGGATAACCGCATCGTGATCGCAAACTGTGGCGCGATAAATTTACTAATCGGTCTTCTAAAGTCAACGGACGAAAAAGTCCAAGAAAATTCCGTAACTGCCCTTTTGAATTTATCGATAAATGACAACAACAAAACCGCGATTGCAAACGCGGATGCGATCGAACCGTTGATTCACGTGCTCGAGACCGGGAGCTCGGAAGCGAAAGAAAACTCGGCCGCCACGCTTTTTAGTCTTTCGGTGATTGAAGACAACAAAATAAGAATCGGGCGGTCGGGGGCGATTCGTCCGCTTGTGGATTTATTAGGGAACGGGACACCGAGGGGTAAAAAGGATGCAGCGACTGCTTTATTTAATTTATCGATTTTTCACGAAAATAAAGCGAGAATCGTCCAGGCTGGCGCGGTGAAGTATCTTGTGGAGTTAATGGACCCCGCGGCGGGGATGGTGGATAAGGCGGTTGCGGTGTTGTCGAATCTTGCGACGATTCCGGAAGGTCGGACGGCGATTGGGCAGGAGGGCGGGATACCGGTTTTGGTTGAGGTTGTTGAGTTGGGGTCCGCGAGAGGGAAGGAGAATGCGGCGGCGGCGCTTTTGCAGTTGTGTACGAATAGCAGTCGGTTTTGTAATATGGTGTTGCAAGAGGGGGCGGTCCCGCCATTGGTTGCTTTGTCACAGTCGGGGACCCCACGTGCTAAGGAAAAG GCTCAATCGCTGCTAAGCTACTTTAGGAACCAACGACATGGGAATGGTGGGAGGGGGTGA